The following DNA comes from Rosa rugosa chromosome 5, drRosRugo1.1, whole genome shotgun sequence.
ATGGCTATTTGGAGATATGCAGGTCTAATTGACACCACTGATTGGAGTGCAGGTATTATCCCAATTTTCAGGAATTTGTTTATTAATAATCCTTATGATCAAGATTTATTTGCCAAAATACTCATGTTATGTTGGCAAATTTGGAAAGACAAAAATGATTCAATTTTTAGGAATGCTACACTAAATCCTCTTAGTGTAGTTCATGCTGCTTCTACCTATTGGAATTTATACATGAATCTTCGGTTTGTgcgaaaaaaaacaaacaaaaaccagCATGTCATCATTAAATGGCATCCCCCACCAGCTGATAgtcacaaaatcaattttgatGGTTCGGTGAATCAAGTAAAATCTTCTACAACTGGCTTCATTATCAGAGATCAACATGGCATTCCTATTGTGGCAGGTGCCAGCTGTGTTGAAAAATCTTCGGTTCcaatgttagccaaatagccaccctcaagtataagggccaagttatagtgtagggattGTGAGTAGGGGATATCAtacccaagggattggaaaACTCACTCTAGCTAGAGAAAACCTAAAGGgtgctagatgaatatgcaaatgtacaaatcacaaacaagggctcacaagtgaaccaaagttcatggtgaatatatgcaagatggtgtagtggtttgattttggtgttGGAGATGGTTTAAACTCAAATTAACACacaataaaaacttaaaatgtaaactaggctatgctaaactagatgtgataaattggatggaagttagagctttaggttgttcaccatagcctctcttgcatgcattgatgttcaaactataagtATAACAATCTCAAgtatccaattaccctcttagcatccggataagactactaaggcctaaactcctttgattttatcaattcCCACGGGATAAATGCcaagaacaagttatattacCGGATAAGTATCAATTCATTGCTCTTAGATGCATAAaggtttgagtttagataatcaagcaagcaaaccaatcctaggtctaggtgattttaactcactaccctcacatacacacctagtgtgctatcatgctattaatgttcaaagctagctactctctaaacattgttcatgtaatgacaaatgcaaagtattcaaattagctagattcaaatacaagcattcacttcttgaattagcatgtgaagatgatcatggaaattgcatcaaataagattcaaacatcaattcattatAAGTTTGGCTAGgactttcaaccctagccccaacaatagACTACTCACACATATCTACATAAACTAACATCAACATAGTGGAAAACATTAAGCTATCAAAGAATAGAGTTTAGAAATGACTAGGGATGATCACAAGTGAAGGATGATGAAGTGGTTGATCATGGAAACTTTGTCATGGAGATGATGTGGTGGCTCCTCTTGTGCTCTAGCTTCTtccttgaactccttcttcaagacttgagatgatgatgatgcttgGTATATGTGAGATGTTATGAGTAGAGATGTAGTTGGGAAATgaagtggtggagatggaggttttgtggaggagatggtggtggattgtgtagagaatagagagagagaatgatgtAGTGGCTAAGTGTGGGTGATGCTCTCTTCCTTGAGAGAATGCATGGGTgcttaaatagatggagagagaggTGTGAAATAGTGTTGTGAAGCAAAATGGAGCAGCTCACAACTTGCAAGAAGCATAGAGGTGGAGTAGAAAagtggtaatagatcccaaAATTAAGGGAAAATGGCATGGGAGTGATGGTGTAGGTTGGAGTAGAAAATGATGAGTGAGGGATGGTGATTAAGCCTAAAACATGATAAATATTGGAGTGTTGATGATGATGGACTTTTGGGTAATAGAGagtgtttggttgaattggAACCAAAAGGGTTGGAATTTGGTTGAGATAGAATGATGGTGAATGGATGTAATGGAATAGATGCTATGGTACTCATCCTCCATGAATGTGGCCGGAAAATACATGGCACCACCGTGAGTGGTGGTGCGCCGCCTCTTGTGCCgccaaaagtggtggtgcaCGGAAAATTTGCCggaattttacttttttatcctcttgtcaagattttctacaaaacatgaaattggattaatcaacattaaattggactttagaacaagtaatttacATGTTTTATGGCACAAATATATagatgaattatgatccaacatcCAACTACTGAAGCACTTGCTCTCAGAGAAGGTTTAATTAAAGCAAAAGAGAAGAATATCAAGAAAATCTTGGTGGAAGGAGACTCCAAGCTGATAATTGACTGCGTCCAAAACAAATGTGGTGTTCCTTGGAGATTCAAGGCAATCATTCAAGACATTAAGAAGATCGCTAGCTGCTTTGAATACTTCTCCATTAACCATGTTTTTCGAGAAGCAAATTTTCCTGTCGATGCTTTAGCAAACTTAGGACACTATAGAGGTTCAGGTGATTGTTGGGAAATTAATTTTTCCCCCTTAGTTAGAAATGCGGTCCTTTTCGACCAAATTGGGTCGGGTTGTACTAGAGGTTTAAGCTTGTAATTTTACttttcttatcaaaaaaaaaaagattgaaaggCACACAAAAAGAGAGCTAAAAGGTCAAACTCTATATAGTACgggcatttggtctagtggtatGATTCTCGCTTTGGGTGCGAGAGGTCCCGAGTTCGATTCTCGGAATGCCCCActtgtttaattttttattcaCTTCTATatccaaaattttttttttattcacttCTATATCCAAAAAAAAGAGAGCTAAAAGGTCAAACTCTAGGTTGCAATGTTTTACTAACTTTTTGTTAAGGCGTTCATTTTAAGCATCTGATATATTAACtagaaaattgagaaaataagAACTAGAGAGAAGAGACGTACATGTAAACTTACATAAATTTTTGTTCTTAAAAGTTTAAATATAAAGAagggagaatttcacaaattgtcACTCAACTATAACTCATTCgatactttggtcactcaattttcagatatatcactttggtcactcaactattactctgtcaatcactttaatCACCGAATGAGCATTttgtctcactttaatcacttctctcaatcattccaattcagatttctcaatttttcacaattgattgGACAAAAATATTcttaatattgtggcaaataattttttctataatgaaaaaaattatcaaagtgactaaagtgattaacagagttaaagttgagtgaccaaagtgatatatttaaaaattgagtgaccaaagtgtcgaataggtAAAAGTTGATTGACCATTTGAGATATTCTTCCTATAAAGAAAGACTACAGATAAGAACATAATCATTAAATAACGAAAACTTTAAACTTTCATTTAAAACATATATGCTATAAAAAGTCATGTAATCTCCTCCGATTCAATTCTTCTCTCACTCACTCTTATtgaaaaaataactcaaaacaTTTAACAAAAGTAACCACCActttttacaacaattgtaagaaAATTCTTAGAGAGAAAATAGGCAGAATAATGGAGTAAGAGAGCTTTACGGGTCACCCCttctttttatgtttagttatttaccattcatttttattttactttttaatcCAGCTCATCCCCAATTTTTCATAGATATTTCTCATATCCCACTGCTCAATCCCCATCATccttcttgtttttttgtttttctttttttccattcttacatatacatatttggaAGACCGAACGAACATAAATATTTTGTTGCTTCAAAAACTACTTTAATTTATATGTTCATGCCTCTCTGTTGAACAGTGCAGACTGCAGGCACATGACATTCCCTTGTTTTCAAGAAGACCATCCAGGTGATTCTGACTCATCATCTCACTATCTCTGTTCTTCAATTCTTTCTTTATTGCTTTGAATCTTGTTACCTTTAAAattttgttctttctttctctggGTTTTGTATGCCTCTATGATGAACATAATATATATTTGATTACGTGATTGATATATGCTTCTTCTTGGGATGAGGGATTGAAATCAATATTCCCAACAGTTTCTTGAGcttaaagagagaaagaaaagagggTAAGAATCCCCTCTGGATATTTTCCATTGCATTATGGAGTTGTGGAAAAGCTATGAACTTCCTGGGTCCAGCAACAAAGGTTTAGATAGATCATAGCCTCATAGGAATCAATTTTCATTCTAGTGGCTTAGCTGGTTTCAGCTCAAGTCCCATTCTTGCTCTCAAATAATCCTGGAAATGTTGTTCTACTTGTTCTTGGCATAATTACTATGCAATTGCTTGTAACTGTTGAACTTATTATGAACAGTATTACCCATATGATGTTAACTATATTAGGCATTACAGTAAAAGAAGCATCTTTTTGGAGTCTTTTTGCCACTACCATTTTGCTTTTCTTAAGCACAAAGGTTGCAATCAAGGCGTATGCTTTTCTTTGCAATGAGGGAATCAGTGCTTATGGGACTAGCGCCTTTTTAATGTGCTCAAGTTTGTATTCATCATCTTTGTCAATGTCATTATATGTAGGTCATGATAAAATGGTGGATATGCAATCAAAGGGAATTGCTTGTAGGATTAAGAAGTGTGCCTATGAATTGCTGTCGATTGGTGGTGATCTGATGGACGACGCTTACTCGTGGGACTTGAAGGGAAGGGATATACGCCTCAAATCGATGTTCTTGTATTGCGATCTAAGTCAGTTGATCTCTAACGTCCCAAAGGATCAGAAGAAGGCCCTGACAGAAGTTGGCAACAAATTGTTTTCCTCCATCGAAGAGGTAAACCACTAAAACAATTAAGGCACTTGTTTGTAGTTCATTGTTTTCCCTAGTTTGAAAAAGCATCTTTCGGTGCATGCCAGAAGAAAATGGCAACCCAATTGGGCAAAGATCACAAAGGCAGAGTGACTTTTTTCTAGTATGGTTTCTGAATCACATTGCATCCTTGCATGAAAGCCACATTTCTTCCTTTTCAGTTATAAGTTGGAGGAGACAAACGTATACGCGCTTGCTCTAACATGTTCAAAGCATGTTCCATTAGTGACTAGTAAGATGGTGGTTGAGGTAATTGACAAACGCTTTTTGTTCATTGCACAGTTGGATCATGCAGTGAAAATTCGTAGCATTCCATTGACTCAAGACCGATACAACGAGGCCGGTGTCATTCTACAGGAGCTGATGGTTCTCATGCCTTGATGCATGCCTCAAATTGGTGTTATAGAGTGAGACTGATCTGTATATTGCCAGGGAGCAATAAAGCAATCTCATCTTGTAGATAAAACTTGACTCCAGTTTGTACAGTGCTACACAACCACGAAACTTAGACACTTTCCTTCATTCATATTCCttgttttcttcctttatttcttTGATCCAAGTATTAGAATACACAATAAGGATGTTACATCCTTCCTTGACTCAGCTACACAGATCAAGTCATTTGACCATCAAATTCATTTAAAGAGGACTAGGGGGATTCATCACAACATACCTATTCAGCCTATTCACAACACGGATTATAAAGGCAAAGCAATGTCAATGGACCGTCACATATTGTATTCAACTAGACCTGGTTCTCTTCATGTCTCATTATACGGATTTACATGGGTTTTTTTTGGAATAGACGGATTTACATGGTCATCGAACTGCAAAGTACTTCATTAAGGTCAAAGAAAATGGTCAAACCAACAAATCAAACCATGCTAGCCAACAGCAGTGAAGTGGTACAATTAGCAGTTATAAATTGAAATTTACAAGAAAAAAGTTCCTGCTGCTGCAACTATACTTTTATATTAATTTATTTCCTGCACAATGAGAATAAGGGTACATAATATATATTTAGACACAACACAAGGATCCAGGCCTGGAGGCACTAAGATCAAATGACAGTGAGGCCAAGAATTGAGTAGGGTTCTGCATAAGCCTCATCAGATATCTGCGACTCTGCTTCCCGGCAACAAAAGCAAACTCATACACAGTGCGCTCAGACAATGAGGCAGTCCAGGATTTCGAGATGTTGATTTGTCTGCTTGCATTGGCAATTTTAAAACAGAAATCAGAAAGATTGCGAGCATAAATAATCTAACAGAATTTCTTCATGCTTTAGAATTCATAGTATGCACGAGCAAAGAAAGAGGAGACAATCATCAACCTATGGATGAAAAACACTCTTCCTCCCCCCTCACAAGTTTGCTGGCAATGCACAATAAGACAAATATGAGTCAGTTTATGTCATTTCTCATAAGCTTACCTAAGTTGTATTACGCAAGATAACACTATTAGCAAGGTCCTCATTTATGCATACATCCAGCGGTGGCATTTGGCTCATTAAGCCAGGCATACCTCTCATGCTgcaaaaagtaaaacaaaattaTCAAAAATTTGACAAGTTAGCATCATTCACAATAAACACTGAAGATATATGCACATACTCATTCAAGATGGCAGTTAAGTTGTTCCTTGTGCGACAGAAGAGGTTAATATTGTCCTGTAACTGTTTGTGACAAGACATAACAGCACCATGTTACTTGTAAACATGTATTGCGAGCCAATATGCAGAAAAAAATAATGAGTGCATCGTCACTCAAACACATGGAAAATTAGAGTGAAGAAGATTTAGACCGACATGCATACAAAATACTCCTTTCAAGAATCATCATATTAGAATCACCAAACTGTTACTTGGACCTGATACGTTGAATAACCAACTTTCATCCATTAAATGAATCTTCCAAACtgacaaaacacaaaaaaaccTAGCATTGGCCAAGACTCATATTTAAAGCATTGGATTATATCAAGTCTAAAATGAAAGGGTAGGCTTGACATATTTACACAAATG
Coding sequences within:
- the LOC133709111 gene encoding photosynthetic NDH subunit of lumenal location 3, chloroplastic-like isoform X2, which codes for MTFPCFQEDHPGHDKMVDMQSKGIACRIKKCAYELLSIGGDLMDDAYSWDLKGRDIRLKSMFLYCDLSQLISNVPKDQKKALTEVGNKLFSSIEEL
- the LOC133709111 gene encoding photosynthetic NDH subunit of lumenal location 3, chloroplastic-like isoform X1, with protein sequence MTFPCFQEDHPGHDKMVDMQSKGIACRIKKCAYELLSIGGDLMDDAYSWDLKGRDIRLKSMFLYCDLSQLISNVPKDQKKALTEVGNKLFSSIEELDHAVKIRSIPLTQDRYNEAGVILQELMVLMP